Within the Clostridium scatologenes genome, the region CTTTTTTATTAATATGCTTAAAAAAAGTTTTTTAATTTATTAAATGGAAAAATTCTTACAATAGCATGTCCTTTTACATCATTTAAGTTGATTGGTCCCAATATTCTACTATCAGTGCTGTTGGTTCTATTGTCTCCAAGCACAAATATGCAGCCTTTAGGAACTGTAAACTTTGTTTGAGAAGTAAGAGGTTGTGTAATTGCTTGAGGATCTAGATAAGGTTCATTAAGTTCTTGATCATTTAAATATACTTTACCATCTTTTAATTCTATTTTATCATTTTCTATACCAATGACTCTTTTAATGTAATTAGATCCATTAGCGTCTTTAGAATCAAATACTACTATATCCCCTCTTTTAACTTTTTTCATTTCTGTACTTACTTTTTCAATAAACAGAACATCTTTATTATGAAGAGTTGATTGCATAGATGGTCCATCTACATCAACTCTTGCAAAAACATAACTATGAATTAGCAAAGCCATAATTAAAGCAGTTACTATAACAAATACTAGATCTTTAGCTTCTTTCATAAAATTACTTTTATTCAATTTACCTTCTTTATCCATTTTTTCACTCCCTAATTTGTTATTATAATTCTTATAATAACAAAAATATGTGAATTTTTAATTGATTGTTTATGTAATTTTTGTAAATAAGATTTGTTCAATAATTTACATTTCTTTAATATTAAGAAAATATTAAGAAACTATAAAGCTTTATTTTAAGATTTACAATATACAATGAATACATAATAAAGTTTAAATAATAAGGAGTGTATATATCGTGAAAAATTCAAAAAGTATGGCAACCTTCTTTGCTATGTTACCAGGAGCAGGACATATGTATTTAGGACTTACAAAACAAGGAATTGAGCTTATGATGCTATTTTTCTTTACTATTTTTTTAAGTTCTAGTATTGGTTTGGAATTTTTAGGTGTTTTTTTACCAATAATATGGTTCTATAGTATTTTTGATGTAAGATCAAAAGCTATGAGTGAAGAACCTTTAGTGGATTCAAATTTAAAAATATTTTCTAATATGAAGCATAAGGAAGATTTTTTAGGAAACAGATCTATGGAAAAATATATTGGATATTTTTTAATTATTGTAGGCATATTAGCATTAATTAATAATATAATAGTTCCATTAGCAAGTAGCTATATCGATTATTCAGTAATAAGATATATAAAATGTGTTGGAACATCTGTTTTCTTCATTGTTTTAGGATTATTTCTTTTAAGAAAAAAAAAGGTCTTTTATCTAAAGGCAGGTGAAGAAAAATGCAAGGAAGAAGAGTAGGAACTTTAACGCTAGGTGGAGTATTTATAATTGTTGGGGTACTATACCTTTTAATAAATATTTTTAACTTTCCGATTAATTTTGCTATTGTTAAGTTTTGGCCATTAGCATTAATATCATTAGGCGTAGAAGTTTTAATTTATAGATACTATTCATCAAAAAGTGATTCTGTAGTAAAGTTTGATATTTTAAGTATTTTTCTAATAATGGTAGTATTGATATTTTTCTTTGGTCTTTATGCATTCGGTAAATTTAGCACCGAGTTATTAGATCCAGCGTCACCATTATTTTACAAAAGACATGTTAGTTATATACCTCATATGTTTACAGCATTAAGGTATGTTGTATAGGCTTTTGAAATTCTAACATAATAGTTTAAATATACGAAGGTGGATTGTTGTTTATGAATAATAGGAAAAGTGCTATTGTGCTATTTATTATATGCATAGGAATAGGTATTTTTCTTATAGCAGAATACTTTGTTTCCTTAGTAAAGTGTCTATAAAAATGTTGAATTGTATAATTAAATAGTAATTTACAAGTGATTCTTAATAAAAAAGTATAATCTTGAATTTTATTTTCAAGATTATACTTTTTTTAATTATTCCAATAGTTTTAATAATAATGTAGTATTAAAAAGCTTTATTTATAAATCTTTATTAATGTAAAATTTTATTGAGATAAGTATGGAAACAAGAAATATTATAGCTGTAATTACAACAATAAAGGTAGTTACTAACCAATCCGGTTGACTATTTAAATAGGTGATAAAATTTATAGGAGCTTTTACTATGTTGTTAATTAAAATAGCTGAAAAACCAAAAAATAAACAGAACATAGCTATAAGGAAATATCTTGATTTTTGATATCCAAATTTAAAATAAAATGGAAAATACAAACAAACAATTAGTGAGATTCCAATGGTAATACTTAAAATGTCTTCTAAATTCATTAGCTTATTCATGTGTATAAAGCCAAGAAAATTTAATGGAGTTGTAGAAACAAATGCTAAAAATATTCCCATAAATATAAAAACAAGTGAAGATAAATATTTTGATATAACTAGGATAGTTCTATCTATAGGTAAGCTATTAAACATTATTTCAGACTTATTTTTATCATCAAAACCACAGGCTCCTAATATAAGCATATATGGAACCATCGTTGGAATCATGGTAAGCGCCATAGAAGTGTTGGATTTAAAGCAAAAAGCAAAGAAAAAAGCATATAGAACAGAAATAAGTAAATATTTTTTTTGAATAAGAATATCTTTTAAAATTAAATTTAACATTTTTATACCCCCTTTACTGTATAAACCATAATATCTTCTAAAGTAGCTTTTTCAATTAAAGCATTATTTTCAAATAGTTTTTTAATATTTTCAGTTTTATTGGTTAAAGCTTCAAAGCCAAAGGAATTTTCTCTTATCCCAATAAACTCCTTTTTTGTATCGCTATCTAAAAGGGATTTATCACCTTTTATAATGCTGTAGTTTTCAAGAATATTATCCTTTGTATCAGAAAATATTATCTTTCCGTTATTTAGAAAAGTTATATAATCTGCAACCTTTTCCAGATCTGTAGTAATATGTGTAGAAAAAAGTATTCCTTTATTTTCATCTTGTATTATTGAATAGAGGATATCCAGCATCTCACTTCTGAAAATAGGATCAAGACCAGAAGTAGGTTCATCCATAATAATAAATTCTGCACCATGAGAAAGTGCAATAGCAAGAGAATATTTCATTTTCATTCCCTTAGATAATTCTTTGATTTTTTTCTTTATAGGTAAATTAAAGTCGGATATATATCTATCAAAAGTCTTATTGTCCCAATTTTTATAGAAAGGAGCTATTATATTTTTCATTTCTGTTAAATTTAGTTCTTCATAAAAATAATTCTCATCATATACAAAACCTATTCTTTGTTTTATGTCTTTTTCATATTTAATATTATCAAGTCCAAAGATTTTTATTTCACCAGAATTTCTTTTAATTAAATTCATAATAAGTTTTATAGTAGTACTCTTACCAGCTCCATTTGGACCTATAAAGCCCATAATAAAGCCTTTTTCTAAATTAAAGCTTATATTTTCTAATGTAAAACCCTTGTATTCTTTTCTTAAATTTTTAATTTCTAAGATATTACTCATATTAACCCTCCATAATTAGTATCATTATAATATAGTTAATTGCGTGAAGTATCAGATAATATTTCTAGCATTTCTTTTAAATCATTTAATGACAGACCTAAAAGTTTACTTTCTTCAAGGACTTCTAAAAGCTTATCTTCAATAAGCTTTATTCTTTTCTCTTTTATCAACTCCTTGTTTTGTCCAGCAACATATGAGCCTTTTCCAGGAATAGTTTCAATAAATCCATCCCGTTCCAGTTCTTCATAGGCTCGTTTTGTAGTAATAACACTTATTTTTAATTCTTGTGCTAGGTTTCTTATAGATGGTAAAGGATCGCCTTCACAAAGAGCACCGTTAAAAATAAGATTTTTTATTTGTTTCGTAATTTGTTCATATATTGGTTCACCAACTGAGTTTGAAATAATTATATTCATAGTAAAATTCTCCTTGCAAAAGAGTGTGCATATATAATATACTGTGTATAAACAGTATATACAGTTATAACAGTTATGTCAATATTATTAAAAAATAATTTAATAAATTTGCTAATTTTAAAATAAAGCTTTATTATTAGAAAGATATTGATAGAGGAGGAAATAAATAGTATGGGTGGTTATAATAATTTATTAAAACTAAGTAGGTATATTAAAAAATGTAAATTCAACTTTTTTGCAGGTATAGCGGGAATGATTATTTGCTCAATTATGTATACCCCTGTACCTTATCTAATGGGATATGTAATAGATAAAGTTTTAATACCTCATAAAAGTTATATAGAATTATATAAGATTATTGCTGTGCTAATTTTATTACATGTGTTAAGGTATGTAATAAGTATTTTTTCAAAAAGTATTTTTATAAAAGTTCAAAATTCTGTAGTTAATGAAGTCAGAGTATCTATGATGGATAAAATAATAGATTTGCCCATGAGCTTTCTAGGTAAGAAGGAAAAAGGATATATACTTAGCAGGATATCTGAATGTGGAAATATAGGAAGTTTGTTTTCACCTATGTTTATAAATACATTTTTAAGTATTTTTGACTTTATATTTGCACTAATTATGATGATTACTTTGAGCTATAAGCTAACCATTATAGTAATAATTATAGTTCCAGTATATTTTTTTACTGTAAGACATTCATCAAATCAATTATCAGAAAGCACAAAATTGATGTTGGAAACAGGAGCTGTTTTAAGTGGCGAAACTTATGAAGTTTTAAATGGTATAGAAGAAATAAAGATATTGAATGGAAAAAAGATTCAACTTAGAAAATTTAAGAATAAGTTAAACCAAATGGTGAAAAGTAGTATAAAACAAAGTAAACAAATCTTATTTTTCATGGAGAATATACTTTTAGTAAATAATTTAGCAGCAGTTCTAATACTATTGTTTTCAGGAATATTTATTTTAAATAATCAATTAACTATAGGAATATATACTGCTTTTATTGCATATATGAGTAAAATATTTGCAACTACATCAAGCTTTGCCAGTTTGGGAATGACTGTGAAACCTGTGTGTGTAAGTATTGAAAGAATACAAGAATTTTTAGAAATGAAGGACGAAAATACAGAAAAACATGAAATAATAAATGAAAACATAGAGAGTATTTCTATTGAAAACCTAAGTTTTAAATATGATGAAAATGATACAAACATAATAGATAAATTAAATTTTAAAATGAATAAAGGTGATAAAGTTCTTATAAAAGGAGAGAATGGAACAGGTAAATCTACATTGATTAAAAATATTTTAGGATTATATTCTCCAACTGAAGGTGAAATTTTTATAAATGATAAGAAATATTCTCTTATTGATAAAAGAAGTATAAGAAGTAAAATAGGAGTTGTATCTCAAAATGTATTTTTGTTTAGAGGTAGTATTTTAGATAATATACTATATGGACAAACTAATAAAAGTAAGGAAGATGTAGTATCCCTAATCAAAAAATATAATTTAGAAAAATATATTCAGGGCTTTGAAAATGGTATGGAAACTGAAATCAATCAAAATGGAGTTGGAATATCAGGAGGACAAACTCAAATCATTGCTTTCTTAAGAGCAACCATTGCAAAAAAAGATATAATTATTTTAGATGAAGGAACAAGCAATATGGATACTGAAACTAGAAAAATTATTCTTAAGATACTTAGTGAAAGGGATATATGTAATATTTTAATGATTATTTCTCATCAAGAAGATGGAATGGAGTTTATTAATAAAACGCTATATTTGAAGAAAACAAATGACAATTAGTTTTACAATATAAGTACATTGCGACATAAGTTGCAGTAGAAGTCTGGATTCTAACTTTTATTTCATGATATATGATAAGTGTGTAATCACGGCTAAATGTTTTAAGAAGAGATCCAAAATCTATGATTTTGTGCGAATCGCTTACTCCTCTGAGGAAACGAAGAGGAGTTTCTGATTTATTCTAAAGCACGAAAATTTTGAGCTAAGAATAATACTAAAACAATTTAGCCAATGCAATGACACCGTTGTCATATATCGCTGCATAAAAGTTAAAATTCAAACTAATAACTTCAAGTGTACACATTTAATTATATTGTTATAGATAATTTTAGTAGATCAAAATTGTATTAAATTCTAAATTATAACGCTTAAAAATTAAGGCGGAGCCTTATGATGTGTGTAAATGTCAAAATCAAAAACTGATATTATTTTCAATAATGGTATCAGTTTTTGATTTACATATTTATGATTAGGGGAGAATACTTCATCAACCTTACTGCTAATAAGAACAGTAAATAATATTTAGTAACAATATTTTTATCATTCTTCTATTATTCTTAAGTATTAGATTTTACCTTAATAATACATCAAAGTAAAAAATAGGTGTATACTTATCTTGGATAATTTTAATATAGGAGATGAATATTGTATGACGAAAAATAGAATTAGAAAAATTATTGTAACTGTTATTTTTTTACCTTTATTTTTAGCTATGTCATCTAGTTTAGTTAGAGCAGATGAAGGTCGACAACTACATAGGATAAGCGGTATGGATAGATATGAAACAGCTTATAGTGTTGCAATAAGGAATTGGACAACAAGTGAAAATGTAGTATTGGTATCAGGAGAAGGCTATGCAGATACAGTTAATGCTTCAGTGTTAGCTAAAAAATTGGATGCACCAATAATTCTTACAACACAAGATATATTAAGTTCAAATACTCAAATGGCACTTAATATATTGAGAACAAAGAATATATATATTATTGGTGGAAATGCTTCAGTTTCTCAAGGAATAAGAGATAAATTGAAAGCTAAATATAATTTAATAGAATTAGGTGGAGATACTAGATATGAAACTAATCTTAAAGTAGCTAATGAATTGATCAAATTAGGAACTAGTGCGGAAGATATTTTAGTTGTTGGAGGAGAAGGATTCTCAGATGCTCTTTCAAT harbors:
- the lepB gene encoding signal peptidase I — encoded protein: MDKEGKLNKSNFMKEAKDLVFVIVTALIMALLIHSYVFARVDVDGPSMQSTLHNKDVLFIEKVSTEMKKVKRGDIVVFDSKDANGSNYIKRVIGIENDKIELKDGKVYLNDQELNEPYLDPQAITQPLTSQTKFTVPKGCIFVLGDNRTNSTDSRILGPINLNDVKGHAIVRIFPFNKLKNFF
- a CDS encoding ABC transporter ATP-binding protein, which gives rise to MSNILEIKNLRKEYKGFTLENISFNLEKGFIMGFIGPNGAGKSTTIKLIMNLIKRNSGEIKIFGLDNIKYEKDIKQRIGFVYDENYFYEELNLTEMKNIIAPFYKNWDNKTFDRYISDFNLPIKKKIKELSKGMKMKYSLAIALSHGAEFIIMDEPTSGLDPIFRSEMLDILYSIIQDENKGILFSTHITTDLEKVADYITFLNNGKIIFSDTKDNILENYSIIKGDKSLLDSDTKKEFIGIRENSFGFEALTNKTENIKKLFENNALIEKATLEDIMVYTVKGV
- a CDS encoding GntR family transcriptional regulator — protein: MNIIISNSVGEPIYEQITKQIKNLIFNGALCEGDPLPSIRNLAQELKISVITTKRAYEELERDGFIETIPGKGSYVAGQNKELIKEKRIKLIEDKLLEVLEESKLLGLSLNDLKEMLEILSDTSRN
- a CDS encoding LiaI-LiaF-like domain-containing protein; its protein translation is MQGRRVGTLTLGGVFIIVGVLYLLINIFNFPINFAIVKFWPLALISLGVEVLIYRYYSSKSDSVVKFDILSIFLIMVVLIFFFGLYAFGKFSTELLDPASPLFYKRHVSYIPHMFTALRYVV
- a CDS encoding cell wall-binding repeat-containing protein; translation: MTKNRIRKIIVTVIFLPLFLAMSSSLVRADEGRQLHRISGMDRYETAYSVAIRNWTTSENVVLVSGEGYADTVNASVLAKKLDAPIILTTQDILSSNTQMALNILRTKNIYIIGGNASVSQGIRDKLKAKYNLIELGGDTRYETNLKVANELIKLGTSAEDILVVGGEGFSDALSIAPIAAIKGKILLLVNNNSVSIQPIIDFVKNNNSKVTVVGTKNVISDDIFKVLGGTTRIDGGANRFDTNLKILDTFKSELNFNKIYISSATPSEPDNMYADALVAAALAGKYSSPLVLVDKEPSSDLRDSNATDNAINYIENNAIPTSELLLIGGESVISQTTEDEIYKYIIPRAY
- a CDS encoding ABC-2 transporter permease, which encodes MLNLILKDILIQKKYLLISVLYAFFFAFCFKSNTSMALTMIPTMVPYMLILGACGFDDKNKSEIMFNSLPIDRTILVISKYLSSLVFIFMGIFLAFVSTTPLNFLGFIHMNKLMNLEDILSITIGISLIVCLYFPFYFKFGYQKSRYFLIAMFCLFFGFSAILINNIVKAPINFITYLNSQPDWLVTTFIVVITAIIFLVSILISIKFYINKDL
- a CDS encoding ABC transporter ATP-binding protein, with amino-acid sequence MGGYNNLLKLSRYIKKCKFNFFAGIAGMIICSIMYTPVPYLMGYVIDKVLIPHKSYIELYKIIAVLILLHVLRYVISIFSKSIFIKVQNSVVNEVRVSMMDKIIDLPMSFLGKKEKGYILSRISECGNIGSLFSPMFINTFLSIFDFIFALIMMITLSYKLTIIVIIIVPVYFFTVRHSSNQLSESTKLMLETGAVLSGETYEVLNGIEEIKILNGKKIQLRKFKNKLNQMVKSSIKQSKQILFFMENILLVNNLAAVLILLFSGIFILNNQLTIGIYTAFIAYMSKIFATTSSFASLGMTVKPVCVSIERIQEFLEMKDENTEKHEIINENIESISIENLSFKYDENDTNIIDKLNFKMNKGDKVLIKGENGTGKSTLIKNILGLYSPTEGEIFINDKKYSLIDKRSIRSKIGVVSQNVFLFRGSILDNILYGQTNKSKEDVVSLIKKYNLEKYIQGFENGMETEINQNGVGISGGQTQIIAFLRATIAKKDIIILDEGTSNMDTETRKIILKILSERDICNILMIISHQEDGMEFINKTLYLKKTNDN